The sequence below is a genomic window from Burkholderia contaminans.
AGCAGTAGCGCGCCGCTCACGGCCCACGTGGCTTCGGGCCAACCGAACGGACGTGTGATGACGCCCGCGGTGGCGAGCGCGGAAATCAGCCATGCAAGCGAAACAGGATTCATGGGCAAGTCGATAGAGGCATGAGAATCGACATCGCGTTCACGACGATGTCGCCGATAGATCGGCGGGCTTGCCGCACACGCTGCTCAGCGAGCGTGCATGACCGAGCCACAGCGCGAGCGAGCCCGTCGACACGGCGCCCAGCACGACGAACGCGGACGGATAGCCGAAGTGTTGCGCGAGCACGCCGCCCAGCACCGGGCTGAGCGCCGCGCCGATACCCTGCGCGGTCGCGACGGCGCCCTGCCCGGCATTCACGCGGCCGGAACCATGTAGCAGGTGAACGACGAGCGCGGGCACGACCACGCTTTGCAGCCCGGCGCCGATGCCGTCGAGCACCTGCACCGGCCACACGCCCGCTTCGCTCATCCACGCCGCGGCGACCAGCCCGCGCACCGGCAGCACGAGGTACGAGAACAGCAGCACGCGCCAGTAACCGTGCGAGCGAATCAGCCGGGGCGCGAGCCACGCCGCCGCGATCATCACGCACTGCGCGATGACGATCGTCTGTGCGGTGAACGCGCTCGCATTGCTGCGCTGCGTGACGACGACACCCATCCCGTAGAGCGGCAGCATCGCGGCGTTGCCGAGATGAAACAGCGCGAGCGACGCGCCGAGCAGCACCAGCGGCCGGTTCTCGGCGAGCGTGCTCAGGCCGCCGACGCGCGACGTCGACGCCGACACCGCGTCCGACGCATGCGGATGCGCAGCTTCCGTTCCCGGTGCGGCACCGGCAGGATCGAGACCCCGTGCGGACGCATGATCGATCGCGTGCCCGGGAATCGCCAGCGTGCTCACGACGGCGAGGACCGTAAACGCGCCGACCAGCGCGAACACCGCGTCGAATCCGACATGCCAGCCGAGCCACCCGGCGAGCGCCGCACCGGCGACGTTGCCGGCGTGGTTCGCCATCTGGTTGCGCCCGAACTGCCGGTCGAAACCCTGCCGGCGCACGATGCCGAGCGTTACGCCCGCGGCGGCCGGCGCGAGCACCGCGCCGCTGACCGCCGCCACGATCTGCGACGCCGCCACCGCCGGATAGCCGTGGACGAACATCATCGCCAGCGACGCAAGCGCCGTCACCGCGGTCGCCGCGACGATCAGCGCCCGCTTCGCGCGCACCGCGTCGACGAGCGCGCCGGCCAACGGCGTCGCGGCCATCGCGGCGAGCCCGGCCAGCGTCATGACCGAGCCGATCGCATCGGCGCCCCAGCCGCGCGACAGCAGGATGACGCCGATGAACGGGCCGATGCCGGCCTGCACGTCGGCCAGGAAGAAGTTGAGCGCTTCGAGCGCGCGCGCCGGTCTCATGGTCGTGTCACCGTCGCTCGCTCATTCGACATCCGCATCGACGAGCTCGGCGATCTCGCTCACGTCGAGCGTCGTGCCGTGCGGCGTGACGACGCCGTGCCCCCACGCCTGCACATGGACCCCGGGACGCAGATATTCGTGCAGCGCCTCAGCCGCATGCGGCGGCACCCGCAACGCGACGCCGCTCGTCAGCAACGCACCGTTCACCTCGCCTTTCGGGCCATGCAGCGCGAACGCGACTTCGCCGCTCGATTCCATCGGTTGTCGAGCGGGGTGCGTCGGCTTCGGCGGTGCAGCGTGCGCGGGCCCGTCGTCGACGATATCGACGCCGTCGCGGCCGGTCAGTTGCACGGCCGCGATGATCTCCGCGCGACGCGGCTTGACGCCCCGCACGCGGATGCGGTCGCCGACCGCGACGCGGCGTACCAGTTCGCGGCCCAGATGCGGCGGCACGTGCACCTGCAGGTCGCCGTTCAGGATCAGGCCGTCGATGTCTCCGTGCGGATTGAGCAGGAACTGGGTGACGCGGCCGCGCGTTTCGGGCAGGCAGGCGGGATCGATCCAATGCATGGCAGGACTCCTTTCGATGAGTTGCGGAATAGCGCCGCGCGATTAGCGCGCGACATCGTCATAGAGATTCACGACATGGCCCGGCGCGCCGAACGCCGTCGCCTGCAGCGCTTCGCCGTACGCGTTGCGCGTGCCGTAGCCGACCGCGGCCACGCGCTCGCCGGGGGCGAGCAGCGCACCGAATTGCTGGGCGGCCGGAACGGTCAGCTTGACGATCGCCCCGCTGTCGAGCATCACGCCGTCCGGCTCGCCGCGCGGCGCCCGCGTCACGCGGCGCACGACGCCGGACACGCTCAGGCGGGCGAGGTTGACGCCGCGCAGCATGGGCGCGACGGGCGCGCGCGGCTGATCGGACAGCGACGCGCCGCTGCCGTCATTGCGGACCACGCGGGCACGGATTTCATCGTCGACGCGTCGCTCGCCGGCTACCGTCACGCGGTCGCCCGTCTTCACGAGCGCCGTCAGTTGCGAACCGAGATGCGGCGGCAGGCGGACGAGCGTGCCGTCGGTGAGCACGAAGCCGTCGACGGTGCCTTCCGGATTGATCGTCAGGCGCGACAGCGTGCCCGACACCAGCGCATTCGATGCGGTGTCGTTTCCGGGTACGGCAGGCACAAGCGCGCGGGGCCGAGGAGGAGCAGGCGGCGGCATGGCGCCGGCCGGGTCGTCCGCGCGCGGCGCCGGCGGCACCTGCGCCAGGCTGACCGTTGCGACGGCAACGAGTGCGGCAGCGCAGAGCATGCGAGACGAGCGGCGCACGGCGGCACGGCACGGCGGCCGCGATCGAACGACAGGCAGGTACGACTTCATGACGGGCTCCGGCGACGGGTTGCGATGCCTCGATATCCGCAATACCCGTGCCAACCCGCAACGCCCCGCGTGGCCATGCGCCGAACGACGACGCGTGCGAAACATGTCGGATTTCCCGACACGTCGCGTCACCGGATGTCGGCATTCCCGACAGTCGAAATGGCGCGGCTAGCCGTCGCGCTCGATCCCGAGATTCGCCATGCGCGCATAGAGCGACTGGCGGCCGATGCCGAGCTGCCTCGCGGCTTCCGCGCGGTTGCCGTTCGCACGCTCGAGCGCGTGCAGGATGGCTGCGCGCTCGACCGTCGCCAGCGCATCGGTCAGCGGCATGTCGAGCAGGTGCGCCGGCACCGCATCGGCGCCCGGTTCGCGCGCCGGCACGGCGGCCGAGCCGAGATCGGCCGCGCTGACGGCCGGCCCGGGGGCGAGCGCGGCCGCCCGCTCCATCACGTTGCGCAGTTCCCGCACGTTGCCCGGCCAGCGGTGATCGAGCAGCGCGCGCTGCGCGTCGTTCGTCAGATGCAGCGCGCGCATGCCTGCCGCGTTGCGCAGGAAATGCGCGGCGAGCGGAAGGATGTCGGCCACACGCTCCGCGAGCGGCGGCAGGTGCAGCGGAATGACGTTCAGCCGATAGAAGAGATCTTCGCGGAACGTGCCGTTCGCGACGGCCGCAGCGAGGTCGCGGTGCGTCGCGGCCACGACGCGAATGTCGATTGCCGTGGCGCGATCCGCGCCGAGCGGCGTCACCTGGCGCTCCTGCAGCGCGCGCAGCAGCTTCGCCTGCATCGCGGCGGGCATGTCGCCGATCTCGTCGAGAAAGAGCGTGCCGCCGTCGGCCTCGACCAGGCGCCCCGCGCGATCGGCATGCGCGCCCGTGAACGCGCCGCGACGATGCCCGAACAACTCGCTTTCGAGCAGATCGGCCGGAATGGCCGCGCAGTTCACGGCGACGAACGGCCCCGCATGCCGGGCCGATGCCGCATGCAGCACGCGGGCGGCCACCTCCTTGCCCGTGCCCGTCTCGCCGGTCAGGAGCACGGTCGCGTCGCTCATCGCGGCGCGGCCGACCTGCTTTTGCACGTCGCGCATCGCGGCGCTCACGCCCAGCAGTCGCGGCCGGTCCGCCGACGGTTCGCCCGCGAAACCACCGTCGGGCGGCGCGGTCGCGAGCGCGGGCGGCTGATTCGCCGACACGACGCGTTCGAGCAGTTGCGCGATGTCGCGACGCCCGATCGGCTTCGTCAGGTGATCGAATGCGCCGAGCCGCATCGCTTCGATCGTGTTGTCGCTGGTCGCATGGGCCGTCAGCATGACGACCGGAATCGCGGCCAGCGCGGGATCGTCGCGCAGTTGCGCGAGCACGGCCAGCCCGTCCAGATCCGGCAGGCGGAAATCCAGGAAGATGCATTCGACGCCACCGCCGTCGCGCAGCGTGCCGAGCGCGGCGCGACCGGTTGCGGCCTCGACGGCCCGATGACCGAGATCGGCGAGCGTTTCGGCGAGGCCGTCGCGAAAGGCCGCGTCGTCGTCGACTATGAGGATGTTTGCCATGGAATTTCAATCACGAATGCGGCGGCCCCGTCGAGGCGCGCGTGCCCGCCGTGCGCCGCCGCCACTTCGCGGACGACGGCAAGACCGAGGCCCGTCCCATCCGCGCGACCCGTCACGAACGGTTCGAAAATCCGCTCGCGCTGCGCGGCCGGCACGCCGGGGCCGCTATCCGACACGGTGAGGCACAGCCAGTCGCGCCCGGCGAACGCGCGCCGCTCGGCGGCGAGCGTGACCGCGCCGCCGTCGCCCGCGTGGTGCAGCGCGTTGAGCAGCAGATTGTCGAGCGCGCGCCGCATCTGGTCGGGATCGAACGCGGGGAAATCCGACGGCCACGCAAGCCGCTCGCCCTGCCCCGCGAGCGACAGCGTCAGGTCGATCGCTTGCCGCTGTGCCAGCTCGCGGTGCGCGTCCACCACCTGCGCGAGCCACGCGTCGACGTCGACCCGTGTCGCATGCGGGCGCACCGGCTGCGTCAGCGCGAGCAGGCTCGACAATTGCGCATCGATGCGCTCGATCTGCGCGAGGATCACGCGCAGCGCGTCCTGCTGCCGCCGGCCATCGCCGGCCAGCGCGTTTTCCGCCTTCAGCCGCATCGCGCCCATCGGATTGCGAATCTCGTGCGCGACCTGCGCGGCAAGCTTCCCCAGCATGCCGAAGCGTTCGGCCTGCGCGAGGCGCGTGCGCAGTTCGTCGGCCTGCTGTTGCAGCAGGTCCGCGCGCCGCGCCCGCTCGTTGAACGCATCGATGACGCGGTCGAGATCGGGCTCGCCGACATACGGCAGGTGATGCTCGCGACCGTCGGGCCCCAGCCCGCTCTCGATCCGCGCGAGATTGCGCTTCCATCGGCGCAGCGCCACGGCCAGCGCCGCCGCGATCGCCAGAATCACGGCAAGCACGGCCGCGAGGCCCGTGGCCAGCAGTTCGCCGTGCCGGCCCAGCGGCGGGCGCGCACGTGTGAGCATCCACACGTACAGCCCCGAGCCGCCGCGTACCGGGCAAGCCGCCGCGACCACGGCATCCTGCGCGCCTTCGACGACGTTCGCCGTCGCGGCATGCGTCGCGGCCGCGGCGCGCAGCGTGCGGAGGATCAGCGGCGTTTCCGCTTCCGGAACGTCGCGTTTGACGCCGCTGCCCTGGTAGGTGGGAAAGGAATACGCGAGAAAGCCGCTTGCCGCCGGGGCGGCGCCGGGCATCCAGAACCCGCCTTCCATGTCGGGCGCACGGGAGAGCACGATGTCGAGGATCGCGTGCATCAGGTCCGGGGCGGGCCCGGCGCCTGGCGACGCTGAAGACGCGCTGTAACGCGACGCGACCGCCTCGCATGCCGATGCGCCGGCGGCCTTCGCGCCGGCGACCTGCTGGCTCTCGGCGGAACTCGCCGTGACCCAGACGACCGCGACCAGCGTCGCGCACAGCGCGGCGACGAGTGCCCAGAGCATGACAAGTTGGGTGGAAAACGACGGACGCTTCATCGGATCGGGCTGGCGGGTGAGTACGACAGAATAACGTATTGCATGTCATGCGAAGCCGCCGCGATCGCCATGCGTCGCACGGGTGGCCCGCCGGGCCGGCGGCACCGGCTCACCCCGGAAAGCCGGGCGAAAGCCTCGGGCGCTAGACTGCCTTCGGTCCAGCGTCCACCCCGAAACATCACCGTCGAGCCCCCCATGCGCGCCCGTTCCGTTCGAATCTTGTCCGCTGTCCTGTTCGCCGTCGGTACGCTCGTCGGCACGGCCTCCGCCAGCCACGCATGCGAAGTGCCTGCTCCCGTGCGGACGATCGACCCGCCCGGCTACTACGACGACCCCACCGGTTATGCGCGCGACGTGAAGCCGATGCGCGACTTCGTCGCGAAGCTGAACACGGCGGCGGATCATGGCGACTGGTCGTGCGCGTTGACGCTGCTCGACAGCTGGGCGCAATCGGATGCGTTGATGGGCGCGATCTCCGGTTATCAGGGCTACTACGAGCGCTCGTGGGCCGGCACCGATTTCGCGATGGTGATCCTGCGCATGCCGCGCGGGTTGCGCGAAGCGAACCGCGGGAAATTCAACGCGATCGACCCATGGCTCGAACGCATCGCGATCGCGACCCGCAATGCGGAAGCGATCAACCACCTGCACAACAATCTTGTGTACTGGGCCGGGCTCAACCTGATCGCGATCGGCACCGTCACTGATAATGCCAGCCTGATCGATTCCGGCTTGCTGCGGGTGCGCGAAGGCATTCGCGACATCCGCCCGGACGGCTCGCTCGAGCGCGAGGTCAAGCGCGGCGACCGCGCGCTCCACTATCACACCTTTGCGCTGCTGCCGCTCGTGTTCGCGGCCGAACTCGTTCAGCGGCGCAACATCGATCTCTACCGCGAAAACGACGGTGCGATCGGCCGCCTCGCGAACCTCGTGATCGACGCGGTGGAAGACCCCGCGAGTTTCACGAAGATCACGCCGGTCAAGCAGGACCTGTTTCCGTGGACGTTCCGCGACGAACTGAGCTGGGTCGAGCCGTACTACGCGCGCTTTCACGATCGCCGCCTGCCGGCGATCATCGCGCCGCGCCGCCCGTTCAGCGAATGGCGGCTCGGCGGCGACGTGACGGCGGCATGGGGCGCGCCGCTGCCATGACGCGCGGCGCATTCGATCAGAAGCGGTGGCGAATGCCGACGATCGCAAGCTCCTGGGTCGCCTTGCCGCCGTCGATGTAGGCGTCCGCAATCACCGCCTGCGCCGGGCCCGCGCCGTTGCTGCCCGACGCGTGCCCGTAGCTCACCGTCGCGTAGAGATCGGTGCGCTTGCTGAGCGCGTAGTCGGCCGCGAGCGTGACCTGCTGGTACGTGGCCGATGAATCGCCGTGCGATTTCAGGTAGTTGTAACCCGTCTCGAACAGCAGCGCGGGCGAAGCCTGCCACGCGACGAACACCGAGCCGTTGTTGTAGCGCTCGGCCGTCCCGAACGTCGAATTCCCGTCGCGCAGGTATTCGGCATAACTGTAGTGGCCGCCCACCGTGAATGCGCCGAGCACGTAGCTCACGCCGGCGCGCGCGATATTCACCGCGCTGGCCGTCGCGTACGCGTTATTGACCGGCGACAGGAAGATCGTATCGGCACTGCTTGCGCCGCGCGTCGACAGCACCGCGTTCCCGTTGTCCAGATGCGCGTAGCCGGCCGCGACGGTCAACGGCCCGGCCGTATACGACATCGCCGCGTTGTACGCCTGCCCCGAGCCGACCGAGCCGGCCACGCCGCCGAACCCGTACATCGCGGCCACCTGCAGGCCGCCCCACGACGGGCTCACCCATTTGACCGCATTGCTGTTGCGAACCGAGCCGTCGGCATTGTCGACGTCGCCGGGCGCCGTGAAGTACTCGAGGAAATTGTTGCCCTGCACCGTCAACACCAGATCCTGCAACGTATCCTGCTGACGGCCGGCCGTCACCGTGCCGAACCCGCCCGCCAGCCCGACGAACGCCTTGCGCCCGAACAGCAGGCCGCCGCTCATCTTGCCGCTGTTCACGTTGAAGCCGTTCTGCAGGTTGAACAGCGCGCTCAGGCCGCCGCCGAGATCCTCGGTGCCTTTCAGCCCCCACTGGCTGACGGACATCTGCCCCGACTGCAGCTTGACCTGGTTGCTCGCGCCGCCGGTGTTGTGCGTGTACTGAATCGATTCGTCGATGACGCCGTAAAGCGTGACCGAGCTTTGCGCGAATGCGTTGCCGCATATGCCGGCCGCGCATGCGAGGGTGGTCGATGCGATCCATTTCATTGCCTTTCTCTCCTGTCGTTGCGGGGTTGATCCATCTGATTGACGTGCTTCAGACATCATTCGTCATTTGATTTGGATAACGAATTGATGAAGGCGATACCGGTCGCTGCGTTTCGGCGGAACGCGACGGCGACACGTAGCGCCGGCGCGCCCCGAGGCTCTACCTGTGCCGTGCCGCGCGAGCGCGATGCCTGAACAGGCAGATCAGCTCGCTCGCCACGTGCGCGGCGACCAGCGCGGTAATGTCCGCATGATCGTAGGCGGGTGCGACCTCGACCACGTCCGCGCCGACCAGGTCGACCGACGTGAGCCCGCGGATGATCGACAGAGCCTGCGCGCTCGACAGGCCGCCCGGCACGGGCGTGCCGGTGCCGGGCGCGAAGGCCGGATCGAGCCCGTCGACGTCGAAGGTGAAATAAGCCGGCCGCGCGCCCACGATCTCGACGATGCGCGCGATGGTCGCGTTCACGCCGTGCTCATGCACCCAAGCCGCATCGAGCACCGACACGCCCATGAAATCGTCGTTCCACGTGCGGATGCCGACCTGCACCGAGTGGGCGGGATCGATCAGCCCGTCCTTGATCGCCTTGTAGAACATCGACCCATGATTGAGGCTGTCCGGTTGATCGTCGGGCCAGGTATCGCAGTGCGCATCGAAATGGATCAATGAAAGCGGCCTGCCGTACTTTTCCGCATGAGCCACGAGTAGCGGGTAGCTGATGTAGTGATCACCGCCGAGCGTCAGCATCCGAGCACCGGCATCGAGAATCGTGCGCGCATGCGTGACGATCGTCTCCTTGACGGTCGACGGATTGTGCACGTCGAGCCAGCAGTCGCCGTAGTCGATCACCGCATAGTCGTCAAACGGATTGATCCCCCATGGATACGGCAGCAGCACGCCGAGCTGGCTGCTCGCCGCACGGATCGCGCGTGGGCCGAGCCGTGCGCCCGGACGGTTGGTCGTCGCGATATCGAGCGGCACACCGGTCACCGCGAGATCGACGCCTGCCAGTTCCTTCGTATACAGGCGCCGCATGAACGACACCACGCCCGCATAGGTGTTCTCCTTCGACGAACCATAGGGCGATTCGCGACGGATCGCGCCGTCACCGCGCACGACTGGCTGCTTCTGCATGATGCGTTACCCCTGTTTCGTGTGCCGATAACGCGCACTCCGGTATCAGATGCCCAGCGCGCAGCCGTCCTTGCGATGGTCGGACGCGCCGATCAGCGTGCCGGCCTCCCAGTCGATCCGGATCGCCTGCGCGCCGCCGATCGCCCAGCTCGGCGCGACGACGTTGAAGCCGCGACGCGCGAGCGCTTCGCGCACTCCCGCGGGCATCGTGCATTCGACCTCGACCTGATCGGTGCCCGGCCGCGGAAAGATGCGCGGCAGGTCGATCGCCGTTTGCAGGTCCAGGCCGTAGTCGAGCACCTTCGACAGGAAGTGCGCATGCCCCATCGCCTGATAGTGGCCGCCCATCACGCCGAACGTGATCTGCACCTTGCCGTCGCGGGTCACCATGCCGGGAATGATCGTGTGCATCGGCCTCGCGCGCGGCGCGATCGCGTTCGGGTGGCCGGCTTCGAGCGTGAAACTCTGGCCCCGGTTGTGCAGCATCACGCCCGTTTGAGCGGACATGATGCCGCTGCCGAACGGATGAAACAGCGAATTGATGAAGCTCGCGCAGTTGCGATCCTTGTCGACCACGCAGATGTACACCGTATCCTTGTGCTCCACCGTCGCCGCGACCGGCGCGCCGAGCGCGTGAAGCGCCGCGATGCGCGTACGCAGCGATTCGACGGATGCCTCCGACAACAGCGTCTCGACGTCCATCGGCCGCCGGCGCGGATCCGCCAGCAGCACGTCGCGCAGCGCATACGCGACCCGTGCGGCATCGATCTCGCGGTGCAGGCGCTCGGCGCCGAGCGGATCGTCGTTCGCGTCGAAGCCTTCGAGCAGCTTCAGCATC
It includes:
- the speB gene encoding agmatinase, translating into MQKQPVVRGDGAIRRESPYGSSKENTYAGVVSFMRRLYTKELAGVDLAVTGVPLDIATTNRPGARLGPRAIRAASSQLGVLLPYPWGINPFDDYAVIDYGDCWLDVHNPSTVKETIVTHARTILDAGARMLTLGGDHYISYPLLVAHAEKYGRPLSLIHFDAHCDTWPDDQPDSLNHGSMFYKAIKDGLIDPAHSVQVGIRTWNDDFMGVSVLDAAWVHEHGVNATIARIVEIVGARPAYFTFDVDGLDPAFAPGTGTPVPGGLSSAQALSIIRGLTSVDLVGADVVEVAPAYDHADITALVAAHVASELICLFRHRARAARHR
- a CDS encoding sensor histidine kinase, producing the protein MKRPSFSTQLVMLWALVAALCATLVAVVWVTASSAESQQVAGAKAAGASACEAVASRYSASSASPGAGPAPDLMHAILDIVLSRAPDMEGGFWMPGAAPAASGFLAYSFPTYQGSGVKRDVPEAETPLILRTLRAAAATHAATANVVEGAQDAVVAAACPVRGGSGLYVWMLTRARPPLGRHGELLATGLAAVLAVILAIAAALAVALRRWKRNLARIESGLGPDGREHHLPYVGEPDLDRVIDAFNERARRADLLQQQADELRTRLAQAERFGMLGKLAAQVAHEIRNPMGAMRLKAENALAGDGRRQQDALRVILAQIERIDAQLSSLLALTQPVRPHATRVDVDAWLAQVVDAHRELAQRQAIDLTLSLAGQGERLAWPSDFPAFDPDQMRRALDNLLLNALHHAGDGGAVTLAAERRAFAGRDWLCLTVSDSGPGVPAAQRERIFEPFVTGRADGTGLGLAVVREVAAAHGGHARLDGAAAFVIEIPWQTSS
- a CDS encoding MFS transporter codes for the protein MRPARALEALNFFLADVQAGIGPFIGVILLSRGWGADAIGSVMTLAGLAAMAATPLAGALVDAVRAKRALIVAATAVTALASLAMMFVHGYPAVAASQIVAAVSGAVLAPAAAGVTLGIVRRQGFDRQFGRNQMANHAGNVAGAALAGWLGWHVGFDAVFALVGAFTVLAVVSTLAIPGHAIDHASARGLDPAGAAPGTEAAHPHASDAVSASTSRVGGLSTLAENRPLVLLGASLALFHLGNAAMLPLYGMGVVVTQRSNASAFTAQTIVIAQCVMIAAAWLAPRLIRSHGYWRVLLFSYLVLPVRGLVAAAWMSEAGVWPVQVLDGIGAGLQSVVVPALVVHLLHGSGRVNAGQGAVATAQGIGAALSPVLGGVLAQHFGYPSAFVVLGAVSTGSLALWLGHARSLSSVCGKPADLSATSS
- a CDS encoding sigma-54-dependent transcriptional regulator; the encoded protein is MANILIVDDDAAFRDGLAETLADLGHRAVEAATGRAALGTLRDGGGVECIFLDFRLPDLDGLAVLAQLRDDPALAAIPVVMLTAHATSDNTIEAMRLGAFDHLTKPIGRRDIAQLLERVVSANQPPALATAPPDGGFAGEPSADRPRLLGVSAAMRDVQKQVGRAAMSDATVLLTGETGTGKEVAARVLHAASARHAGPFVAVNCAAIPADLLESELFGHRRGAFTGAHADRAGRLVEADGGTLFLDEIGDMPAAMQAKLLRALQERQVTPLGADRATAIDIRVVAATHRDLAAAVANGTFREDLFYRLNVIPLHLPPLAERVADILPLAAHFLRNAAGMRALHLTNDAQRALLDHRWPGNVRELRNVMERAAALAPGPAVSAADLGSAAVPAREPGADAVPAHLLDMPLTDALATVERAAILHALERANGNRAEAARQLGIGRQSLYARMANLGIERDG
- a CDS encoding porin — translated: MKWIASTTLACAAGICGNAFAQSSVTLYGVIDESIQYTHNTGGASNQVKLQSGQMSVSQWGLKGTEDLGGGLSALFNLQNGFNVNSGKMSGGLLFGRKAFVGLAGGFGTVTAGRQQDTLQDLVLTVQGNNFLEYFTAPGDVDNADGSVRNSNAVKWVSPSWGGLQVAAMYGFGGVAGSVGSGQAYNAAMSYTAGPLTVAAGYAHLDNGNAVLSTRGASSADTIFLSPVNNAYATASAVNIARAGVSYVLGAFTVGGHYSYAEYLRDGNSTFGTAERYNNGSVFVAWQASPALLFETGYNYLKSHGDSSATYQQVTLAADYALSKRTDLYATVSYGHASGSNGAGPAQAVIADAYIDGGKATQELAIVGIRHRF
- a CDS encoding mannuronate-specific alginate lyase, whose protein sequence is MSCEAAAIAMRRTGGPPGRRHRLTPESRAKASGARLPSVQRPPRNITVEPPMRARSVRILSAVLFAVGTLVGTASASHACEVPAPVRTIDPPGYYDDPTGYARDVKPMRDFVAKLNTAADHGDWSCALTLLDSWAQSDALMGAISGYQGYYERSWAGTDFAMVILRMPRGLREANRGKFNAIDPWLERIAIATRNAEAINHLHNNLVYWAGLNLIAIGTVTDNASLIDSGLLRVREGIRDIRPDGSLEREVKRGDRALHYHTFALLPLVFAAELVQRRNIDLYRENDGAIGRLANLVIDAVEDPASFTKITPVKQDLFPWTFRDELSWVEPYYARFHDRRLPAIIAPRRPFSEWRLGGDVTAAWGAPLP